The segment AGCTGGGGTATAAAAGACTATTTAGAGAAGCAGTCAGACCTTGAGATTATTGTGGTTGGTATTGACTGCAACCATGAAGGTTTTGAACGTTTTAATGAATATGCACCATGGGAAAATAAAGAACTTGGGCAAAGACTTTTTAACGATGACAAACTTACAGGCGGGAAGGGCAAAGAATATATTGATTATCTAACTTTTGAATTAAAGCCTTTGATTGATGAAAAATATCGAACCCAATCAAATGAGACGGCAATGGCAGGAAGTTCAATGGGTGGACTGATTTCTACTTATGCGGCATGTAAATACCCTCATATCTATAAACGGATTGCTTCCCTGTCTTCTGCCTATTGGATTAATCAAATTGAAATACAAGCTTACATACAAGAAAGTGATTTAAGTGAAATAGAACGATTTTATCTAGATGTCGGCACTAAAGAAGATACATCTTTTATAAACCATCAAATATATATCGACTC is part of the Sutcliffiella sp. FSL R7-0096 genome and harbors:
- a CDS encoding alpha/beta hydrolase-fold protein; translation: MLEHFNINITPFQSDRRISVLLPKGYETTDKRYPVLYMHDGQNLFIDSEASFGVSWGIKDYLEKQSDLEIIVVGIDCNHEGFERFNEYAPWENKELGQRLFNDDKLTGGKGKEYIDYLTFELKPLIDEKYRTQSNETAMAGSSMGGLISTYAACKYPHIYKRIASLSSAYWINQIEIQAYIQESDLSEIERFYLDVGTKEDTSFINHQIYIDSSQSVYDLLVKKIDKVRFDIVEDAIHNEAAWRERLPAMFEFLFK